In Providencia zhijiangensis, a single window of DNA contains:
- a CDS encoding DUF808 domain-containing protein, producing MAGSSLLALLDDIAAVLDDVSVMTKMAAKKTSGVLGDDLALNAQQVTGVRAEREIPVVWAVAKGSFINKLILVPLALLISAFIPWAVTPLLMIGGAYLCFEGAEKLAHKYLHKHETSPSEAAREAQPSEQEIAAFEKQKIKGAIRTDFVLSAEIIAITLGIVSSTTLLNQFAVLSIIAIVMTVGVYGLVAGIVKLDDLGFYLQKKASTLLRKCGNGLIYVTPYLMKTLSVVGTAAMFMVGGGILTHGIIYLHLWIEKIAEKTGNIGVIGNTLQFLTPSILNLIFGLAIGLLIVFIINFFARFKKTK from the coding sequence GTGGCTGGAAGTAGCTTACTTGCCTTATTAGATGATATCGCAGCAGTTCTAGATGATGTGTCAGTGATGACAAAAATGGCAGCAAAAAAAACGTCCGGTGTTCTGGGGGATGACCTCGCTTTAAATGCTCAACAAGTCACTGGCGTTCGTGCCGAAAGAGAGATCCCTGTCGTCTGGGCTGTCGCAAAGGGCTCCTTCATCAACAAACTCATTTTAGTCCCACTCGCATTATTGATTAGCGCTTTCATTCCGTGGGCAGTCACACCATTATTAATGATTGGAGGCGCATATCTCTGCTTTGAAGGCGCTGAAAAACTTGCCCATAAATATCTACATAAACATGAGACTTCACCGTCAGAAGCTGCACGAGAGGCGCAGCCCTCAGAACAAGAAATAGCGGCATTTGAAAAACAAAAAATTAAAGGTGCAATCCGTACTGATTTTGTTTTATCTGCGGAAATTATCGCTATTACCTTGGGTATCGTTTCTTCAACAACTCTCCTGAACCAATTTGCAGTTTTATCAATTATTGCCATTGTCATGACTGTCGGGGTGTATGGGTTAGTTGCTGGTATAGTCAAGCTAGATGACTTAGGCTTCTATCTACAGAAAAAAGCATCTACTTTGCTACGTAAATGCGGTAATGGGTTAATTTATGTAACCCCTTATTTAATGAAAACATTATCTGTTGTAGGGACGGCTGCCATGTTTATGGTCGGAGGTGGGATACTCACTCACGGAATTATCTATCTACACTTATGGATCGAAAAAATAGCAGAAAAGACAGGTAATATCGGTGTTATTGGTAATACACTACAATTTTTAACTCCTTCCATTCTTAATTTAATTTTTGGCCTAGCTATCGGTTTACTTATTGTTTTCATTATTAACTTTTTTGCTCGATTTAAAAAAACAAAATAA
- a CDS encoding glycosyltransferase, translating into MSLQPVLSIVVAVYNGEKFLPHFFDSLIAQKLENWELIVVNDGSKDDSESVIRQYEDKFENFKVLTQENGGVSVARNTGMAVATGKYITFPDIDDEIDARMYGRLLEIALAGDLDVATCNGTYVYTNGDAPKAIFPPNKVPSTGVITGPQWLQIGLSSRKFLHVTWLNLYRLSLIREHNFTFEPRLHHQDIPWTTEMLLVAKRVQFINEQYYEYLIHNQSVSHSLTGDERSVRKINTYLKILDMLMDIYKRHPEEVKQAPACLWQVGKEGLGVVLALLAIKSPETQKQMIQLFFDKGYWDIVWKHATTLKLKWRLIRRYSKLKAIINK; encoded by the coding sequence ATGTCCCTTCAGCCTGTATTGAGTATCGTTGTTGCGGTTTATAACGGCGAAAAGTTTTTACCCCATTTTTTTGACAGCTTAATTGCCCAAAAACTCGAAAACTGGGAACTGATCGTTGTGAACGATGGTTCAAAAGATGATAGCGAATCCGTGATCCGTCAATACGAAGATAAGTTTGAGAATTTCAAAGTACTCACTCAGGAAAATGGTGGTGTTTCCGTTGCGCGTAATACTGGAATGGCTGTCGCAACAGGGAAATACATCACTTTCCCTGATATTGATGATGAAATTGATGCCAGAATGTATGGCCGCTTATTAGAGATTGCCTTAGCGGGTGATCTGGACGTAGCTACGTGTAATGGTACTTATGTTTACACTAATGGAGATGCTCCGAAGGCTATTTTCCCGCCGAATAAAGTGCCTTCTACTGGCGTGATTACGGGTCCTCAATGGCTACAAATTGGCTTGAGCTCCCGTAAATTTCTCCATGTAACATGGTTGAATCTGTATCGTTTGTCATTAATTCGAGAACACAATTTTACCTTTGAACCTAGATTGCACCATCAAGATATTCCTTGGACGACCGAAATGCTGCTGGTTGCCAAACGCGTGCAGTTTATCAATGAACAATATTATGAATATCTGATCCATAACCAATCTGTTTCTCATTCTTTAACCGGAGATGAGCGCTCAGTACGTAAGATCAATACCTACCTGAAGATCTTGGATATGTTGATGGATATCTATAAACGTCATCCTGAGGAAGTGAAACAAGCACCGGCCTGCTTATGGCAAGTGGGGAAAGAAGGCTTAGGGGTTGTTTTAGCGTTATTGGCCATTAAGTCACCGGAAACGCAAAAGCAGATGATCCAGCTGTTTTTTGATAAAGGTTACTGGGATATTGTTTGGAAGCATGCCACAACGCTGAAATTAAAATGGCGTTTGATCCGTCGTTACAGCAAACTGAAAGCCATTATTAATAAATAG
- a CDS encoding helix-turn-helix transcriptional regulator, whose translation MDHYLHKLPDLIDSVATNQFYPNLLSWLSSFVAFDNAIIYAFEKEGAPRFLSKVEKRNSDSINRIYQRGAYLMDPFYQELQKGGSSKVLTLKDVAPKGFYHTDYYLNFYRKTGWCDEAGLLLELSADKQLGIFFGNEDQPFLSDENKQASLKEAFDIIRSIARLHKEVVPNSVSSHYRNTDLQTCFGLTPRECEVVELILEGKGSPQIAEALFISLGTVKNHRKNIYQKLEINSQVELFNLLMTPIKQ comes from the coding sequence ATGGATCATTATCTGCATAAATTACCTGACCTTATTGACTCCGTGGCAACCAACCAGTTTTACCCTAATTTGTTGTCATGGCTGTCCTCTTTTGTGGCTTTTGATAACGCCATTATCTATGCCTTCGAAAAAGAAGGCGCACCGCGCTTTCTGTCAAAAGTTGAAAAGCGTAATAGCGACAGTATCAATCGTATTTATCAGCGTGGCGCCTATTTGATGGATCCTTTCTATCAAGAGCTACAAAAGGGTGGCAGCTCTAAGGTGCTAACATTGAAAGACGTGGCACCGAAAGGATTTTATCATACTGATTATTATCTTAATTTTTATCGTAAGACTGGGTGGTGTGATGAGGCGGGTTTATTGCTGGAGCTATCAGCCGATAAGCAATTAGGTATTTTCTTCGGTAATGAAGATCAACCTTTTCTTTCAGACGAAAATAAACAAGCCTCATTAAAAGAAGCTTTTGATATTATTCGAAGTATTGCTCGATTACATAAGGAAGTAGTCCCTAATTCAGTTTCTAGCCATTACCGCAATACTGACTTACAGACTTGCTTTGGTTTGACGCCAAGAGAGTGTGAGGTTGTTGAATTAATTTTGGAAGGTAAAGGTTCCCCGCAAATTGCCGAAGCGCTGTTTATTAGCTTGGGTACTGTCAAAAATCACCGTAAGAATATCTATCAAAAATTAGAGATCAACTCTCAAGTTGAATTGTTTAATTTGTTAATGACTCCAATAAAACAGTAA
- a CDS encoding NAD(P)/FAD-dependent oxidoreductase yields the protein MNNQVESLTYYSATKKYDLRFPTLKEDIDVDVVIIGGGFSGINTALELCEKGITNIAILEGRHLGYGGTGRNGGQVMAGIGHDLDAIKKHVGSEGLETIFKLSNMGAGIMRDRIAKYNIDADFCHGYAYLGSNKRQEKTLRSWLADFKAVAPDEEIEFYTGSDLKQIIGSDAYTCGIKHMGGGHVHSLNLLLGEAKAVSEYGAKIFENSQVLNVEYGDTVTVRTAMGSVKAKKMLWACDGFLNGLEPTLYPKTINTYAYQLMTEELSDELIERISPIRGAYSDIRPVIDYYRVTNENRLLFGSSTYFLEYIPSDLKEWNRKLMLNVFPYLKDIKIELAWGGPMACSANLFPQIGTIPGHKNVFYVQGYSGFGVTPSQIVCKVLAEGMVEGSSRYDLMSSIPHADIMGKDSMRNAIVSLAKCWHQLSGYWQGRR from the coding sequence ATGAATAACCAAGTAGAATCATTAACTTATTACTCAGCAACTAAAAAATATGACCTGCGATTCCCAACCTTGAAAGAAGACATTGATGTAGATGTCGTGATCATCGGGGGGGGATTCTCAGGAATTAATACAGCATTGGAATTGTGTGAAAAGGGCATTACCAACATTGCTATCTTGGAAGGTCGTCATCTTGGTTATGGCGGCACAGGGCGCAATGGTGGGCAAGTGATGGCCGGTATTGGTCATGACCTAGACGCGATTAAAAAGCATGTTGGTTCTGAAGGTTTAGAAACGATTTTTAAACTGAGTAACATGGGCGCGGGGATCATGCGTGACCGTATCGCCAAATACAATATTGATGCGGATTTTTGCCATGGTTACGCCTATTTAGGTAGCAATAAGCGCCAAGAGAAAACCCTGCGCAGTTGGCTGGCGGATTTTAAGGCTGTCGCGCCAGATGAAGAAATTGAATTTTATACAGGTTCAGATTTAAAGCAGATCATCGGATCTGACGCTTATACATGTGGGATCAAGCACATGGGCGGCGGGCATGTTCACTCACTTAACCTGTTACTGGGGGAAGCGAAAGCAGTGAGTGAATATGGCGCAAAAATTTTTGAAAACAGCCAAGTATTAAATGTTGAGTATGGCGATACGGTAACGGTTCGTACCGCGATGGGCTCCGTAAAAGCGAAAAAAATGTTGTGGGCGTGTGATGGTTTCTTGAATGGTCTTGAGCCAACGTTATACCCAAAAACAATTAACACCTATGCCTATCAGTTAATGACAGAAGAGCTTTCTGATGAACTGATTGAACGCATTAGCCCAATTCGAGGGGCATACAGCGATATTCGCCCAGTTATCGATTACTACCGTGTGACCAATGAAAATCGCCTGCTATTTGGTAGCTCGACGTACTTTTTAGAATACATTCCATCTGACTTGAAAGAGTGGAACCGTAAATTGATGCTGAATGTTTTCCCATACCTGAAAGACATCAAAATCGAGCTGGCATGGGGTGGCCCAATGGCGTGCAGTGCCAACCTGTTCCCGCAAATTGGCACGATCCCAGGTCATAAAAACGTGTTCTACGTGCAAGGCTACTCGGGCTTTGGTGTTACGCCGAGCCAGATAGTGTGCAAGGTGCTTGCTGAGGGGATGGTTGAAGGCTCCAGCCGTTATGACCTGATGAGTTCGATACCTCATGCTGACATTATGGGGAAAGACAGCATGCGCAATGCCATTGTGTCACTTGCCAAGTGTTGGCATCAGTTATCAGGATATTGGCAAGGTCGCCGCTAA
- a CDS encoding cupin domain-containing protein, protein MISPLLLNKALPELLNIGSVSNLGSVVVEGDPQASVAMIHGEPTDNLTCGIFACTTGKFKMVYPFDEMATVHEGSVKLTDVKTGVTVEYHKGDTWFAAKGTEVLWEISAPRFVKHYLACVNA, encoded by the coding sequence ATGATCAGCCCATTACTGTTAAACAAAGCACTTCCTGAATTACTGAACATTGGTAGCGTGAGCAATTTAGGTTCTGTGGTTGTTGAAGGCGACCCACAAGCAAGCGTGGCGATGATCCACGGCGAGCCAACAGATAATCTGACTTGCGGTATTTTTGCGTGTACAACAGGTAAATTTAAGATGGTTTACCCATTTGATGAAATGGCAACTGTCCATGAAGGCTCTGTGAAATTAACCGACGTGAAAACAGGTGTTACCGTGGAATACCACAAAGGCGACACTTGGTTTGCAGCCAAAGGCACTGAAGTACTTTGGGAAATCAGCGCACCACGTTTTGTAAAACACTATTTAGCCTGCGTGAATGCGTAA
- a CDS encoding aldehyde dehydrogenase family protein, whose amino-acid sequence MSELTLLPEVREFLNRQHGHFINGLPVSGKGDAYFEVVDPATEQVIAKVKEGTREEVDTAMNAAYAAFKGSWANTTPMERGNCLNRLADLLEKHLEELAQLETLSSGKTIQLSRFLEVGSAAQFLRYFAGWATKISGETLNVSLPSFNGEKYSAFTQREPVGVVAGIIPWNFSIMISIWKLAAALTCGCTIVLKPSEFTPLTMLRVAELAKEAGIPDGVINIVNGGGREVGPALISHELCSKVTFTGSVPTGLAVGRSAMEGKLTRVTLELGGKNGAAFLADLSVDKIVSGIIEAGYLNQGQICAAAERFYIPSKLMDAVLDELKARLSAIKIGSPLDETTEMGPLANKAHYDKILSLFEKARQDGSEIVYGGQPIAGAGYFVPPTIIRANGPDDVLMKEETFGPIGTFLAYDDEEELITMMNSTPFGLAASVWTNDLSKAMRMVSQIEAGTVWVNMHTFLDPAVPFGGIKSSGIGREFGSAFIEHYTELKSVMVRY is encoded by the coding sequence ATGAGTGAGTTAACCCTGTTACCAGAAGTGAGAGAATTCTTGAACCGTCAACACGGCCATTTTATTAATGGATTGCCTGTTTCTGGCAAGGGAGATGCTTATTTTGAAGTCGTGGATCCAGCCACCGAGCAAGTGATTGCGAAAGTGAAAGAAGGGACTCGCGAAGAAGTTGATACAGCGATGAATGCGGCATATGCCGCATTTAAAGGCTCATGGGCAAATACCACACCGATGGAACGAGGCAACTGTTTGAATCGTTTAGCGGATTTGCTCGAAAAGCACTTAGAAGAATTAGCGCAATTAGAAACCTTAAGTTCTGGGAAAACCATTCAGTTATCACGTTTTCTGGAAGTGGGATCAGCGGCGCAGTTTTTACGTTATTTTGCGGGCTGGGCAACCAAAATTAGCGGTGAAACCCTGAATGTTTCTTTGCCATCATTTAATGGCGAAAAATACTCAGCATTCACCCAGCGTGAGCCTGTCGGGGTGGTTGCGGGGATTATTCCATGGAACTTCTCCATTATGATTTCCATTTGGAAATTAGCAGCCGCATTGACATGTGGCTGCACGATTGTACTGAAGCCAAGTGAGTTTACTCCTCTGACCATGTTACGCGTGGCTGAACTCGCTAAAGAAGCGGGTATTCCCGATGGCGTGATTAACATCGTTAATGGTGGCGGTCGCGAAGTGGGGCCTGCTTTAATCAGCCATGAACTTTGTTCGAAAGTGACCTTTACAGGCTCTGTTCCGACTGGATTGGCGGTAGGGCGCTCAGCGATGGAAGGCAAACTGACTCGCGTCACATTAGAATTGGGCGGTAAAAATGGTGCAGCATTCTTAGCGGATTTATCCGTGGATAAGATTGTGAGCGGCATCATTGAAGCGGGTTATTTAAACCAAGGGCAAATTTGTGCAGCCGCGGAGCGTTTCTATATTCCATCTAAATTGATGGATGCGGTTCTGGACGAACTAAAAGCGCGTTTATCGGCAATAAAGATTGGTTCTCCATTAGATGAAACCACAGAAATGGGGCCATTAGCCAATAAAGCCCATTACGATAAGATCTTAAGCCTATTTGAAAAAGCACGCCAAGATGGTAGCGAAATTGTCTATGGCGGGCAGCCAATTGCTGGAGCGGGTTACTTTGTGCCGCCTACGATTATTCGCGCAAATGGCCCAGATGATGTGTTAATGAAAGAAGAGACATTTGGTCCTATCGGTACCTTCTTAGCTTATGATGATGAAGAAGAGCTGATTACGATGATGAATAGTACGCCATTTGGTTTGGCTGCGAGCGTGTGGACAAATGATCTTAGCAAAGCAATGCGTATGGTTTCACAAATTGAAGCAGGAACCGTTTGGGTGAATATGCACACCTTCCTCGACCCAGCAGTACCTTTCGGTGGTATTAAATCTTCAGGAATTGGTCGTGAATTTGGTAGTGCATTTATTGAACATTACACAGAGTTAAAGTCCGTCATGGTGCGTTATTAG
- a CDS encoding helix-turn-helix transcriptional regulator: MVQPLFSESQQGLIDCCLNTIAHIIPISAAVYYLVNEHWQPENHVLYGISTRMHEEYLSAFSQHDPLHPDHFRGEDLRLVKMPVEMRQHDQTFFHDFMQPNHIADMAEIFIRRKNKIVAGISVLRDTPFTPEEVIRLNAILPIAELMTFDVRPDSLVSYTPKEQEIIHLVREGASNKRIALLLGVSLSTVKTHLRNIFTKANVSNRTELVSSGFIIRQDKIL, encoded by the coding sequence ATGGTTCAACCGCTATTTAGTGAGAGTCAACAGGGCTTAATCGACTGCTGCCTAAATACAATTGCCCATATCATTCCAATTTCTGCGGCGGTTTATTATCTGGTGAATGAACACTGGCAGCCAGAAAACCATGTACTGTATGGGATTTCCACACGTATGCATGAAGAGTATCTCTCAGCATTTTCCCAGCACGACCCTCTACATCCCGACCATTTTCGCGGTGAGGATCTCCGTTTAGTGAAGATGCCGGTGGAAATGCGTCAGCACGATCAAACCTTCTTCCATGATTTTATGCAGCCAAACCATATCGCAGATATGGCAGAGATTTTTATTCGCCGTAAAAATAAGATTGTGGCGGGAATTTCCGTGCTACGCGATACACCATTTACGCCAGAAGAGGTGATTAGGCTCAATGCAATCTTACCGATTGCGGAGCTTATGACATTTGATGTGCGACCTGATTCTCTGGTTTCCTATACCCCGAAAGAGCAGGAAATTATTCACTTAGTGCGAGAAGGCGCCAGTAATAAACGTATTGCGTTGCTATTGGGCGTTTCGCTTTCCACCGTGAAAACCCACCTTCGTAATATTTTTACCAAAGCCAATGTAAGCAACCGGACTGAATTAGTTTCATCTGGATTTATTATCCGCCAAGATAAAATTCTATAA
- a CDS encoding APC family permease — translation MNLSSKLTSHIEKGKVGFPTTLASSVGVIMASPVILTVTSGFGIGGDTFALAVLLSFIMMQAQLTTFSEAAAILPTSGSVYDYISCGMGRFWAITGALSAYLIVHVFAGTAETILSGIMALVNFESLNTVLETNNSSWMVGVGLVVAFGLLNAFGIEAFGKVEVVLTFAMWSTLVIFSICGLLMPFHVSAEGWFGQGLNISDPTIVLSFVGMAMFMFVGCELVTPMAPEIKNSAKVIPRAMAIGLCGVAFCMFLFGAALTNQVENVIVDPQNGVSLLETPMAIPAFAGQIMGDFGKYWIGIALLLAGGATINTLMAAVPRILYGMALDGALPKVFAYLHPRFKTPVFGILVAVMIPCLHAFAIQGDLDRIIPLVLAAVCSWGTAYLLVTISVVLLRIRRPDLHRAYRSPFFPIPQIISSVGIILAIVYITPPGMNKADVYIPFAIMLGLTASYALGWTVLVQKVNPFKPVPVEQVLSNSFEDDNAEEVELEPLRNLA, via the coding sequence ATGAATTTATCCTCAAAATTAACATCACATATTGAAAAAGGTAAGGTCGGCTTTCCAACAACGCTCGCCAGTTCGGTTGGCGTGATTATGGCAAGCCCTGTGATCCTCACTGTAACCAGTGGTTTTGGGATCGGCGGTGATACTTTTGCCTTAGCTGTTTTACTGAGCTTTATCATGATGCAGGCTCAATTAACCACATTTTCTGAAGCGGCGGCAATTTTACCAACCTCCGGTTCTGTTTACGACTATATCTCCTGCGGTATGGGCCGTTTTTGGGCGATTACAGGGGCGCTGTCTGCGTATCTGATTGTTCACGTTTTTGCTGGCACCGCAGAGACCATTCTGTCCGGTATTATGGCGTTAGTGAACTTTGAAAGCCTGAATACAGTGCTGGAAACTAACAACTCTTCTTGGATGGTGGGTGTTGGTTTAGTCGTGGCATTCGGCTTACTGAATGCATTTGGTATCGAAGCTTTTGGTAAAGTGGAAGTTGTGCTGACATTTGCTATGTGGAGCACGCTAGTGATTTTCAGTATTTGCGGTCTGCTGATGCCATTTCACGTTTCCGCAGAAGGCTGGTTTGGTCAAGGGCTGAATATTTCTGACCCGACCATTGTTCTTAGCTTTGTGGGAATGGCGATGTTTATGTTTGTCGGCTGTGAGTTAGTGACACCGATGGCGCCTGAAATTAAAAACTCAGCCAAAGTGATCCCGCGTGCGATGGCGATTGGTTTATGTGGCGTAGCATTCTGTATGTTCTTGTTTGGTGCAGCACTGACTAACCAAGTCGAAAACGTGATTGTCGATCCGCAAAATGGTGTGAGTCTATTAGAAACGCCAATGGCTATTCCTGCGTTTGCTGGACAAATTATGGGTGACTTCGGTAAATACTGGATTGGGATTGCATTGTTGCTGGCGGGTGGGGCGACCATCAACACCTTAATGGCAGCGGTTCCGCGTATTCTTTACGGTATGGCGTTAGATGGTGCATTACCAAAGGTATTCGCTTATTTACACCCTCGCTTTAAAACGCCAGTGTTCGGTATTTTAGTGGCGGTGATGATCCCATGTTTACACGCATTTGCTATCCAAGGGGATTTAGACAGAATTATCCCGTTGGTGCTGGCGGCTGTGTGTTCGTGGGGAACAGCGTACTTATTGGTGACGATTTCTGTGGTGCTATTGCGTATTCGTCGACCTGATTTACATCGTGCTTATCGCTCACCATTCTTCCCTATCCCACAAATTATTTCGAGTGTGGGGATCATCCTTGCGATTGTTTACATCACGCCGCCGGGCATGAATAAAGCGGATGTGTATATCCCATTTGCCATTATGTTGGGATTAACCGCGAGTTATGCATTAGGTTGGACCGTGTTAGTGCAGAAAGTGAATCCATTTAAACCTGTTCCGGTTGAACAAGTATTATCCAACTCATTTGAAGATGACAATGCAGAGGAGGTGGAACTTGAGCCTTTACGTAACCTTGCCTAA
- a CDS encoding DUF3156 family protein, which translates to MSLYVTLPKSPWWKKLTQKRLPTGYQAGLTLNRIEKDIAPYVCEWGAPGMLLIQLPQGIKVEVTERVKTLFMAFIVHSRFAVSGKCDSALVAQIDVKTAGSARKKYVQFTTQQTDGKRLVESLEQYPVIRQTFEELDFTHCHIAVKNGVWRCDIEPYTTSEMVSRIPAARRYLRLTEQQRHRLLSALQLISQLMSQPISHP; encoded by the coding sequence TTGAGCCTTTACGTAACCTTGCCTAAGTCACCATGGTGGAAAAAGTTAACCCAAAAGCGCCTCCCGACAGGGTATCAAGCGGGGTTAACGTTAAATCGGATAGAGAAAGATATCGCCCCTTATGTTTGTGAATGGGGGGCACCTGGAATGCTCCTCATCCAATTGCCTCAAGGCATTAAAGTGGAAGTGACTGAGCGTGTAAAAACCTTGTTTATGGCGTTTATTGTGCATAGCCGTTTTGCAGTTTCAGGTAAATGTGACAGTGCGCTGGTGGCACAGATTGATGTGAAAACCGCAGGATCTGCGCGGAAAAAATACGTTCAGTTCACGACACAACAAACGGATGGGAAACGTTTGGTCGAAAGTTTGGAGCAGTACCCTGTGATCCGCCAAACTTTCGAAGAGCTAGACTTCACTCATTGTCATATTGCTGTCAAAAATGGGGTTTGGCGGTGTGACATTGAGCCTTATACCACATCGGAAATGGTTAGTCGGATCCCTGCTGCTCGGCGTTATTTACGTTTGACTGAGCAGCAGCGTCACCGTTTATTGAGTGCACTGCAGCTGATTTCACAGCTCATGAGCCAACCTATTTCTCATCCATAA
- the phoA gene encoding alkaline phosphatase, giving the protein MTGHFMKSMLAVAVSTLILGTAIPTYAADKNDAVSESRAAKGDITKFGGARRLSTEQTDIMKAALHNGQAKNVILFIGDGMGDSEITVARNYAEGAGGFFKGIDALPITGQYTHYALDKKTQKPDYVTDSAASATAWSSGVKTYNSALGIDVFGNDHDTLIEIAKRNGKATGNVTTSEIQDATPAAQFAHVTGRKCYGPEETSEKCATNALENGGRGSISEQLMITRADVTLGGGAKSFKQEAKAGDYKGKTLEKQAEERGFTIVRDAKSLDAIKEANQDKPVLGLFHDGNMTVAWEGPKATYHGNLNNAALECKPNSKLDPNAPTLAQMTEKAIDLLKVNPNGFFLQVESASIDKQDHKANPCGQIGETVSLDQAVQVGLDFAKKHGDTLVIVTADHSHSSQIIPDGTKSSGLTQALITKDGTVMTVNYGNSEEEDSQEHTGAQLRVAAYGPHAANVMGLTDQTDLFFTMRDAMGLKQ; this is encoded by the coding sequence ATGACAGGTCATTTTATGAAATCTATGTTAGCCGTCGCCGTAAGTACGTTAATTCTAGGAACTGCAATCCCAACTTATGCCGCGGATAAAAATGATGCAGTTTCAGAAAGTCGCGCTGCAAAAGGGGATATCACTAAATTTGGTGGTGCTCGCCGTTTATCGACTGAACAGACGGATATCATGAAAGCAGCACTGCATAATGGTCAAGCAAAGAACGTCATTTTATTTATCGGCGATGGTATGGGTGATTCTGAAATTACCGTCGCACGTAACTATGCAGAAGGCGCTGGCGGTTTCTTTAAAGGAATCGATGCACTGCCAATCACTGGGCAATACACCCATTACGCATTAGACAAGAAAACACAAAAACCAGACTATGTAACTGATTCTGCGGCATCTGCAACTGCATGGTCTTCCGGTGTGAAAACCTATAACAGCGCTTTAGGGATTGATGTGTTTGGTAACGACCATGACACATTGATTGAAATTGCAAAACGTAATGGCAAAGCAACGGGCAACGTGACGACATCGGAAATCCAAGATGCAACGCCAGCGGCTCAATTTGCTCACGTGACGGGGCGTAAATGTTACGGTCCAGAAGAAACCAGTGAAAAATGTGCAACTAATGCATTAGAAAATGGCGGTCGTGGTTCTATCTCTGAACAGTTAATGATCACCCGCGCCGATGTCACATTAGGTGGTGGTGCAAAAAGCTTTAAGCAGGAAGCTAAAGCGGGTGATTACAAAGGGAAAACCTTGGAAAAACAAGCGGAAGAGCGTGGATTCACTATCGTTCGTGATGCTAAGTCACTCGATGCAATCAAAGAAGCTAACCAAGATAAGCCAGTGTTAGGCCTGTTCCATGATGGCAATATGACCGTGGCGTGGGAAGGTCCAAAAGCCACTTATCACGGCAACTTAAATAATGCAGCTTTAGAGTGTAAACCGAATTCTAAGTTAGACCCGAATGCACCGACATTAGCGCAAATGACGGAAAAAGCGATTGATTTACTGAAAGTAAATCCGAATGGCTTCTTCTTACAGGTTGAAAGCGCATCTATCGATAAACAGGATCATAAAGCGAACCCATGTGGCCAAATCGGCGAGACTGTCTCGCTGGATCAAGCAGTGCAAGTGGGCTTAGATTTCGCTAAGAAGCACGGTGATACGCTGGTTATCGTGACGGCTGACCATTCGCATTCTAGCCAAATTATTCCAGACGGAACTAAGTCATCAGGCTTAACTCAAGCGCTGATCACAAAAGACGGTACTGTGATGACCGTGAACTACGGTAACTCTGAAGAAGAAGATTCACAGGAGCATACAGGTGCTCAGCTACGTGTTGCAGCTTATGGTCCACATGCCGCGAACGTGATGGGTCTGACCGACCAAACCGATTTGTTCTTTACCATGCGCGATGCGATGGGATTGAAGCAATAA
- a CDS encoding GNAT family N-acetyltransferase, with translation MREVRELTRDEIPNVWSIDRTELIEHLYLHQQGKLVLSAQRFDMKGWPEGETDAYTPHLLKSYDNGAVFFGIFDDEKLIAAASLDNVWRGENQDLLQLSFLHVSHQYRGEGLGSQLFKLCQQRALEKGAGGLYISATPSENTVHFYQYMGCELLEKPDPELLALEPEDIHFVCTFE, from the coding sequence ATGAGAGAAGTACGTGAACTCACGCGGGATGAAATCCCAAATGTGTGGTCGATTGATAGAACTGAATTGATTGAACACCTTTATCTTCACCAACAAGGAAAATTAGTTCTTTCCGCTCAGCGTTTTGATATGAAAGGTTGGCCGGAAGGTGAAACCGATGCATACACCCCACATTTACTGAAAAGTTATGATAATGGTGCCGTTTTCTTTGGTATTTTTGATGACGAAAAACTGATTGCGGCGGCGAGTTTAGATAACGTATGGCGAGGGGAAAATCAGGATCTGTTACAACTTTCTTTCCTTCATGTTAGTCACCAATATCGTGGTGAAGGGCTGGGTAGCCAGCTTTTCAAACTTTGTCAGCAGAGGGCGTTGGAGAAAGGCGCTGGTGGGTTGTATATTTCTGCAACTCCTTCCGAAAATACGGTGCATTTTTATCAATATATGGGCTGTGAACTGCTCGAAAAGCCAGATCCTGAACTGCTTGCGCTAGAGCCTGAAGATATTCACTTTGTTTGTACTTTTGAGTGA